The following are encoded in a window of Castanea sativa cultivar Marrone di Chiusa Pesio chromosome 9, ASM4071231v1 genomic DNA:
- the LOC142609023 gene encoding uncharacterized protein LOC142609023 — MDAKESRRGSYTWQSILHDRDVIESGARWRIRDDCSVKIWQHRWLPIKHPNRNTSAPLESLEDATVDLLTDTPTRTWNTGLIAGIFTPIEAELIHHIPLARQACAEKLFWPFTQSGRYTSKFGYRFLKEAHDRVKGGNDQPVEGFWRKIWVLRVPNKIKNFILRACKDSIPTKGVELSVVRIGSMELLSHQQLRGFQRAALLDSGKSCPTRSLRNDSMDDLEPAKPNLPSYTKLQRRPTRIVLQKPKVVRKSPPIAVFKLNFDGAVFKQENKSGVSVAIRDCEGLVIASLIQLLPQAYDATDIEAIVACRALDFGQEVGIQEAVLEGDRLAIRQALKEGGISMASIKPLILDILGVL; from the exons ATGGATGCAAAGGAATCTAGGAGGGGTTCATATACTTGGCAGAGCATACTTCATGACAGAGATGTCATTGAAAGTGGTGCAAGATGGAGAATTAGAGATGACTGCTCAGTGAAAATATGGCAGCACCGCTGGCTGCCCATTAAACATCCTAACCGCAACACATCAGCCCCACTAGAGTCCTTGGAAGATGCTACGGTAGATTTGCTGACTGACACTCCAACAAGGACATGGAACACAGGTCTGATTGCTGGCATTTTTACTCCCATAGAGGCTGAACTGATCCACCATATTCCCCTAGCAAGGCAAGCATGTGCAGAAAAATTATTCTGGCCCTTCACACAATCAGGGAGGTACACAAGCAAATTCGGTTATAGATTTCTCAAGGAGGCACACGATAGGGTTAAAGGTGGCAATGATCAACCTGTTGAAGGTTTTTGGAGAAAGATTTGGGTGCTGAGAGtcccaaacaaaataaaaaatttcattttgcgGGCTTGCAAGGACTCTATCCCAACAAAG GGAGTTGAACTCAGTGTGGTTAGAATCGGGTCAATGGAATTGCTGTCGCACCAACAACTTCGTGGATTTCAGAGAGCTGCTCTCTTGGATTCTGGAAAATCATGCCCAACCCGATCTCTCCGCAATGACAGTATGGACGATTTGGAACCAGCAAAACCAAATCTGCCATCGTATACCAAGTTGCAACGCAGACCAACGCGCATAG TTCTGCAAAAACCCAAGGTAGTACGGAAGTCACCTCCTATTGCAGTGTTCAAATTGAATTTCGACGGAGCAGTGttcaaacaagaaaacaaaagcgGTGTAAGCGTAGCTATCCGAGATTGTGAGGGTCTTGTGATTGCCTCCCTTATCCAGCTGTTACCCCAAGCCTACGATGCTACGGATATTGAAGCAATTGTAGCATGCCGTGCACTGGACTTTGGACAAGAAGTGGGAATACAGGAAGCAGTATTAGAGGGTGACCGCCTTGCTATTAGACAAGCACTGAAGGAAGGAGGAATCTCTATGGCATCTATAAAGCCACTCATTCTTGATATACTTGGGGTTCTCTAG
- the LOC142609980 gene encoding pyruvate kinase, cytosolic isozyme-like, which translates to MEKILGVDGSESNRKTKIVCTLGPSSRSVDMLERLLRAGMNVARFNFSHGTHAYHQETLDNLRTAMNNTGILCAVMLDTKGPEIRTGFLKESKPIQLQQGQEITITTDYSIKGDENLISMSYMKLAEHVKPQSVILCADGTISLTVLACDKEQGLVRCRCENSALLGERKNVNLPGVVVDLPTLTEKDIDNILGWGVPNKIDMIALSFVRKGSDLAEARKVLGPHAKNIILMSKVENQEGVANFDEILASSDAFMVARGDLGMEIPIEKIFLAQKVMIMKANILGKPVVTATQMLESMTKSPRPTRAEATDVANAVLDGTDCVMLSGETAAGAYPEIAVQTMSRICAEAENFINYGDLFKRIMETAPMPMSPIESLASSAVRTAHSIKAALIVVLTKGGSTAKLVAKYRPSMPILSVVVPEITTDSFEWSCSDAAPARHSLIYRGLMPVLSAGSARASNAESTNETIELALQHAKAKELCKPGDSVVVLHKVDTASVIKILSVN; encoded by the exons ATGGAGAAGATTCTTGGAGTTGATGGGTCTGAGAGCAATAGAAAGACTAAGATTGTGTGCACTCTGGGACCTTCTTCTCGGTCTGTCGATATGTTGGAGAGGCTTTTGAGAGCTGGGATGAACGTGGCTCGCTTTAACTTCTCTCATGGCACTCATGCTTACCATCAAGAGACTCTTGATAATCTCAGGACTGCCATGAACAACACTGGCATTCTCTGTGCTGTCATGTTGGATACTAAg gGTCCTGAGATTCGAACTGGATTTTTGAAGGAATCCAAACCAATACAACTCCAACAAGGTCAAGAGATTACCATCACTACAGACTATAGCATAAAAGGTGATGAGAATCTGATAAGTATGAGCTACATGAAGTTGGCTGAGCATGTGAAGCCACAAAGTGTTATTCTGTGTGCTGATGGGACTATTTCCCTTACTGTTCTGGCTTGTGACAAGGAACAGGGTTTGGTCCGTTGTCGGTGTGAGAACTCTGCTCTTCTTGGTGAGAGGAAGAATGTGAATCTTCCTGGGGTAGTTGTTGATCTGCCAACCTTAACTGAGAAAGACATAGATAATATTTTGGGTTGGGGAGTTCCAAATAAGATTGATATGATTGCTTTGTCTTTTGTTCGTAAAGGTTCTGACCTTGCTGAGGCCAGAAAAGTGCTAGGACCACATGCAAAGAATATCATTCTCATGTCAAAG GTTGAGAATCAAGAAGGTGTTGCTAATTTTGATGAAATTCTAGCAAGCTCAGATGCATTTATGGTGGCACGGGGCGACCTGGGAATGGAAATTCCAATTGAAAAGATATTCCTAGCTCAGAAAGTGATGATAATGAAGGCCAACATACTAGGAAAACCAGTGGTGACAGCCACTCAGATGTTGGAGTCCATGACCAAATCTCCCCGCCCTACCCGAGCTGAAGCCACTGATGTTGCTAATGCAGTCCTTGATGGTACTGACTGTGTGATGCTTAGTGGAGAAACCGCTGCAGGGGCCTATCCTGAAATTGCTGTTCAGACCATGTCTAGAATTTGCGCAGAGGCAGAGAATTTTATAAACTATGGGGATCTttttaagagaataatggaAACTGCACCAATGCCTATGAGCCCAATAGAGAGCCTGGCTTCTTCAGCAGTGAGGACAGCCCATTCCATTAAAGCTGCTCTGATTGTTGTCCTAACCAAAGGAGGAAGCACGGCAAAGCTGGTGGCTAAGTACAGGCCAAGCATGCCAATTTTGTCAGTGGTGGTTCCAGAGATAACAACTGATTCTTTTGAGTGGTCATGCAGTGATGCAGCTCCAGCAAGGCATAGCCTTATTTATCGGGGTCTAATGCCTGTTTTGAGCGCAGGATCTGCAAGAGCTTCTAATGCAGAGTCAACCAATGAAACCATAGAGTTGGCCCTCCAACATGCCAAGGCCAAGGAACTTTGCAAGCCTGGAGACTCAGTTGTGGTGTTGCATAAAGTAGACACTGCTTCTGTTATCAAGATCTTGTCTGTTAATTGA